From the genome of Tsukamurella pulmonis:
GACTCGACGCTCTGAAGGAGAACTGACATGGATTTCGCGTACGACGCCAAGACCACCGAACTGATCGGGCAGGTCAACGATTTCATGGACAGCCACGTCTATCCGGCGGAGGAGACCTTCCACCGCCAGCTGGCCGAGCTGGACGACCGCTGGGCATGGGACAGCGTCCCGGTCCTGGCGGAGCTGCGCGCCGAGGCTCGCAGCCGGGGCTTCTGGAACTTCTTCCTCCCCGGCGAGGGCGGTGCCGGACTGACCAACCTGCAGTACGCGCCCCTCGCCGAGATCTCCGGCCGCAGCCTGCACCTCGCGCCCGCGGTGTTCAACTGCGCGGCACCCGACACGGGGAACATGGAGGTGCTCAACGAGTTCGGTACCGCCGAGCAGAAGCAGCGATGGCTCACGCCGCTGTTGAACGGCGAGATCCGGTCGGCGTTCGCGATGACCGAGCCGGACGTCGCCAGCTCCGACGCCACCAACATCGAGCTCTCCATCGTGCGCGACGGCGACGACTACGTCATCAACGGCCGCAAGTGGTGGATCACCGGTGCGATGAACCCGAACTGCGCCGTCTTCATCGTCATGGGCAAGACCGCCCCCGATGCCGAGCGTCACCGCCAGCAGTCGCAGATCCTCGTGCCCCGCGACACCCCGGGCCTCGAGGTGCTGCGCGGCATGGAGGTCTTCGGCTACGACGACCACAGCCACGGCGGCCACGCCGAGCTGCGCTTCACCGACGTCCGCGTCCCCGCGAGCAACCTGATCGGCGACGAGGGCGACGGTTTCGCCATCGCGCAGGCCCGCCTCGGGCCCGGCCGCATCCACCACTGCATGCGCTCGATCGGCGTCGCCGAGCGCGCGGTGGAGATGATGTGCGAGCGGGTGTCGAGCCGCACCGCCTTCGGCAAGCCGCTCTCCGAGCAGGGCGTGATCCGGGACTGGATCGCCGAGTCCCGTGTGCGGATCGAGCAACTGCGCCTGCTGGTGCTCAAGACCGCCTGGCTGATGGACACCGTGGGCAACCGCGGCGCCCACACGGAGATCCAGGCGATCAAGATCGCCACCCCGCAGACGGTGCAGTGGATCCTCGACAAGGCCATCCAGTCGCACGGCGCGGGCGGCCTGTCCCAGGACTTCTCGCTCGCCGAGGCGTACGCCGGCATCCGCACGCTGCGCTTCGCCGACGGCCCCGACGAGGTGCACAAGAACTCGCTGGCGCGGGCAGAGCTCAAGCGCGTCGCAGCGAAGAAGGCGCAGTGACCACCGCGCAGGAACTCGACGGGCGCATCGACGAGTTCCTCGCGGCGCACCCGCCCATCGCGACCGATCCACTGGAGTTCCTGCGCGCGCGGTACGACGCCGGGCTGGCCTGGGTGGCCTACCCCGAGGGGCGCGGCGGACTCGGGCTGTCCCGATCGCTGCAGCAGGGCGTCGACGCCCGGTTCGCCGCCGCCGGTGCCCCGGACAACCGCAGCCACGTCAACGGGATCGGGCTCGGCATGGCCGCGCCGACGATCCTCGCGTTCGGCACCGCGGAGCAGATCGACCGGTTCCTGCGCCCGCTGTGGACGGGCGAGGAGATCTGGTGCCAGCTCTTCAGCGAGCCCGGCGCGGGGTCCGATCTGGCGGGCCTCGCGACCCGCGCGGTGCGCGACGGCGACGACTGGATCGTCACCGGGCAGAAGGTGTGGACCTCGGGCGCGCACAACGCGCAGTGGGCGATCCTCGTCGCCCGCACCGACCCGGATCAGCCGAAGCACAAGGGCCTGACGTACTTCCTGTGCGACATGTCCGACCCGGGCATCGACGTGCGCCCGCTGCGGCAGATCACCGGCGAGGCCGAGTTCAACGAGGTCTTCCTCGAGGGCGTCCGCATCCCGGACGCACACCGCCTCGGCGCGGTGGGGCAGGGGTGGCAGGTTGCGAACGCCACGCTCAACAACGAGCGGGTCGCGATCGGCGGCCGCGCCGCGCGGCGCGAGGACGGCATGATTGGCGTCGTCGCGAAGACCTGGCGCGAGCGGCCCGAGCTGCGCACGCCGGACCTGCACGACGACCTGCTCCGCCTGTGGGTGGACAGCGAGGTCGCCCGCGTGACCGCGCTGCGCCTGGGACAGAAGCTCGCCTCGGGCCAGCCCGGCCCGGAGGGCGCCGCGATGAAGCTGTCGTTCGCGCGGCTGAACCAGAAGCTCTCCGGACTGGAACTGGAGCTGCTCGGTGAGGACGGCCTGCGCTACGGGGAGTGGACGATGGTCCGCCCCGACCGGGTCGACTTCTACGGCCGCGACGCCGGGTACCGGTACCTGCGCGCCAAGGGCAACTCGATCGAGGGCGGCACCTCGGAGATCCTCAAGAACATCGTGGCGGAGCGCGTGCTGGGCCTGCCGCCGGAGCACCGGGTCGACAAGGACCTGCCGTGGAAGGACGTGCCCAAGTGAGCTTCACCCCGCACCTGCTCGACAGTGACGTCGAGGACGATCTGCGCGCCGCCGTCCGCGACCTGCTCGGCCGACGGGTCGCACCGTCGGACCTGATCGCCGCCTACGACGGCGACCCCGCGCCCGGCCTGCGGTCGGAGCTCGCGGACATGGGAGTCGCCGGCCTGCTCGTCCCGGAGGAGTCCGGTGGCGCCGGAGCCGGTGCCGCCGTCGCCGGCGTGGTCGCCGAGGAGCTCGGTTCCGCGTGTGCGGCCGGTGATTTCCTCACCTCGGCGGGCATCGCCACCGCGACGGCGCTCGCTGCGGGCGCCACCGACCTGGTGGCCGCCCTCGCCGCGGGGGAGCGCACCGCTGCGCTCGCCGTGCCCTTCTCCGTGGATCCGCACGGCCCGGTCCGGGGCGTCACCGTCACCGGCGGCGCGCTCACCGGGACCGTCCGGTCGGTGGCCGGGGCACTCGGCGCCGACGTGCTGCTGGTGCCGGGCGACGACGGTGCGCTGTACGCCGTCGAAGCGTCCGCCGCGCAGATCACCGCGGTCTCGTCCCTGGACATGACGCGGCAGCTCGCGGACGTCGTCCTCGCCGACGTCCCGGGAACGCCGGTCGCCGCCGACGGCGCCGCCGCCGTCCGCGCGGGGCTGCTCACCGGGGCGGCGCTGCTCGCCGCCGAGCAGGCAGGTGTCGCCCGCTGGTGCGTCACGACGACGGTCGCGTACCTCAAGGAGCGCAAGCAGTTCGGGCGCGTGGTCGGCGGGTTCCAGGCGCTCAAGCACCGCCTCGCCGAGCTGTACGCCGACGCCGAGTCCGCCGCCGCGGCGGCACGGTCGGCGACGGTGACGTTGTCCGCCCTCGGCACCGAGGACCCGGAGACCCGGATCGCGGTCGCCGTGGCGGCGGCGTACTGCTCCGACCTCGCGGTCCGCGCGGCGGAGGAGGCGGTGCAGCTGCACGGCGGCATCGGCATGACCTGGGAGGCGCCGGTGCATCTGTACCTCAAGCGCGCCAAGGCGGATCAGATCGGGCTCGGCACTGCGGGGCGGCACCGCGCCGCGCTCGCGGGCCTCGTCGACCTGCCCGCCTGAGAACACCGCGCCCCGGGCGCACCGAGACAGGAAGAAGGAATCATGGGAGTCGTCCACACCGTCACCGGAGACGTCGACGCCGCCGATCTCGGCGTCACCCTCATGCACGAACACGTCTTCGTGCTCACCCCGGACATCCAGCAGAACTATCCGGAGGACTTCGGTGACGAGGATGTCCGGGTGGACGACGCCGTCGCTCAGTTGCAGAAGGCCCACGACGCGGGCGTGCGCACCATCGTCGATCCGACGGTGGTGGGCCTCGGCCGCTACATCCCGCGCATCCGGCGGATCGCGGAGCGCACACCGGTGCGGATCGTGGCGGCGACGGGCGTCTACACCTACCGGGACGTGCCGCGCTACTTCATGTACCGCGGCCCGGCGCTCACCGCGATGACCGGGATCGATTTCCCGGATCCCATGGTGGACATGTTCGTCCGCGACATCACCGAGGGCATCGGCGACACCGGGGTCAAGGCCGGCATGCTCAAGTGCGCCATCGATCACTACGGGCTCACCGACGGCGTCGAGCGCGTGATGCGCGCGGTGGCGAAGGCGCACAACGCCACCGGTGTGCCGATCACCGTGCACACGCATCCCGGCTCCGAGACGGGCCTGTTGGTCAAGCGGGTGATGTGCGATGAGGAGGGAGTCGACCCGAGCCGGATCGTGCTGGGGCACAGCGGCGACTCGACCGACGTCGAGCACCTCACGGCGCTTGCCGATGCCGGGTTCACCCTCGGCTTCGATCGGTTCGGCATCAACCTCGAGACCACGTTCGAGGCCCGCAACGAGACCCTCATCGAGATGGTGCGCCGCGGCTACGCCGAACGGATCGTACTGTCCCAGGACGCCTCCTGCTACATCGACTGGATCGACCCGAACGTCAAGGCGGGCATGACCCAGTGGCACTACACGCACGTCTTCGACGACGTCTTCCCGTACGTCCTCGAGCGAGGCGTCACCCAGGCGCAGATCGACACGATGCTCGTGGACGTGCCGCGCCGCGTGCTGACCGGGGAGGCGTAGATGTCGTTCAACCTCGCGACGATGCTCCGCGAATCCGCCGACGCCGCCCCGTCGGCGCCCCTGCTCTTCGCCGGTGACGCCGAGTTGGACTACCGCACCGTCGACGCCGAATCCGGTCGGCTCGCAGCGGGTCTGATTGCGGCGGGCCTGGCTCCGGGGGACAAGGTGGCCGTGCAGCTGCCGAACCTCCCGCAGTTCGTCGTCGCCTATTTCGGCATCCTCAAGGCCGGCCTGACGATGGTCCCGTTGAATCCGCTGTTCACGGCCCGCGAGGTCGAGTACCACCTGACCGACAGCGATGCCCGGCTGTTCATCACGTCCGCTTTCTCCCTCGCCGGCGCGCTCGAGGGCGCCCGCGCCGCGGACGTGAGCGACGTCGTGGTGGTGGGCGGCGAACCGCCCGCCGGGGCCCGGGATTTCAGCGCGCTGCTCGGCGAGGACGCGAGGGAGATCCACCCGACGAACGCCGACGACACCGCGGTGCTGCTCTACACGTCGGGGACGACCGGGCGTCCCAAGGGTGCCGAGCTCACCCACATCGAGCTCTACATGAACTGCACCATCGCGCCGCAGCTGTTCGGCATGCGGGCCGACGACGTCGCGCTCGGAGCGCTGCCGCTCTTCCACGTCTTCGGCCTCTCCAGCGTGCTCAACGCCGCGGTGCGGTACGGCGGGTCCATGGCGCTGTTGCCGCGGTTCGAGGCGGAGGCGGCGATCGACGTCATCGAGCGTCGCCGCGTCACCGTGCTCTCGGGCGTGCCGACGATGTACGTGGCACTGCTGGGCGTCGACATCGCGGGGCGCGACGTGCGGAGCCTGCGCGCCGCGGTCTCGGGCGGTGCGTCGATCCCCGGCGGCGTGATCCGCGCCTTCGAGGAGAAGTTCCCCGGGCTGGCGATCCTCGAGGGCTACGGGCTCTCGGAGACGGCGTCGACCGCGACCTTCAACATCAGCGCCGAACAGCGCAAGGTGCTCTCCATCGGCAAGCCCATCTGGGGCGTGCAGATGCGGGCCGTCGATCCCGACGGTGCCGAGCTCCCGCCCGGGGAGGAGAACGTCGGCGAGATCGTGGTGCGCGGGCACAACGTGATGAAGGGCTACTACAAACGGCCCGAGGCCACCGCGGAGGCGATCCGCAACGGCTGGTTGCACACCGGCGACCTCGGCTACCGCGACGAGGACGGCTACTTCTTCATCGTGGACCGGCTCAAGGACCTCATCGTGCGTGGCGGGTACAACGTCTACCCGCGCGAGGTCGAGGAGGTGCTCTACGCCCATCCGGACGTGATCGAGGCCGCCGTCGTGGGCCGCCCCGACGACCGGCTGGGGGAGGAGGTCGTGGCGCACGTCGTCCTGCGCCCCGGTTCCGCCCTCGACGAGGACGGCCTCGCCGCCTACGCGAAGGAGCATCTCGCGGCGTACAAGTACCCCCGCGCCTACTACGTGCGGGCCGAGCTGCCCAAGGGGGCCACGGGCAAGATCCTCAAGCGGGAACTGCGCGCGCAGTAGTGGTCGGCGGCGGCACCCGGCGCTCCGGGGGCCGCCGCGCACCGTCAGGCGATGACGCGCTCGACGAAGGCGATCAGCTCCGCGGTCACGTCGTCGCGCGTCTCCGGTTCGTTGTGCACCTCGTGGCGCACGCCCGGGTACACCCGGGTGCGCACGTCGGGGTGACCGGAGGCGACGAGGGCGTTCGCCACGTGGTAGGCGCCCTCGCCGTAGTTGGTGACCGGATCCTGGTCGCCCGCAAGGATCAACACCGGTGTCTCCGGCGGCAGCGCGGCGTAGAACGCGTCCCCGTTCGCGGCGTCGTAGAGCTCGATGAAGCCGCGCAGGAACCGCGTCGACAGCGGAGCGCCGAAGTTGTTGAACGGATCGCGGGCGTGGTCGGCGACGACCTCCGCGTCCCGCGCCACCCAATCGGTCGGGCCCGCCGCTGCGCCGAAGCGCGAGACGAAGCCGTCGAAGAGCTCGGCGACGTAGTGCTCGGGGGCGGGGCCGGCCTGGTCGGGTTCCGCGGCGAGCGCGGCGCGATCGACGACGCCGTCGATCCCGGCGATCTGCGCGGCGATACCGCACAGCACCAGGCCGTCGATCCCGTCGGGCCGCGCCGTCGCCAGCCCGCGGGCGATCATCGAGCCCATCGAGTGGCCGAACGCGACGTAGGGCAGGTCGGGGTACAGGTCCTGGACCGTCGTGCGGAGTGTGCCGGCATCGGCGACGAGCACGTGTGCGGCGTCCGCGCCGGCGTCGCCCCAGACACCCGAGCCCATCGCGGTGGCGCCGTGCCCGGCGTGATCCTCCGCGGCCACCACGAAACCGGCGTCGAGCAGTGCGGTCACCAGGCGCAGATAGCGCCGTGAGTGCTCGCCCAGGCCGTGGATCACCTGCACGACCGCGCGGGGCCGCCGCACGGGGCTGTAGATCCAGGCGCGCACGGTGTCGCGACCGTTGACGGACGGGAAATCGGGTTCGAGGAGTGCCATGCCCCAGTTCTACGTGATCGGCGCCCGGACCGTCGCAGAACGATCTGAAGCCATGGAAACGGTCTCTCATCTGCGTAAGCAAACGCTTAGCAATTTCGCTGAACCGGTTGACACGAACGTCAACGTCAAGGATTCTCTGTGTCGGGGATCACACACTTCCACCTGAAGGGCCATCCATGACACAGACCCACGACCCGGGCGCCGCCGCACCGGTGACCGCGAAGAAGTCGCACGGCAAACTGCTGACCGCCGGGCTGGTGAGCAGCTCGATCGAGTGGTACGACTTCTTCGTCTACGGCACTGCCGCCGCCCTCGTGTTCGACAAGGTCTTCTTCCCGGACCTGTCGCCGCTGATGGGCACGCTGATGGCGTTCGCCACCTTCGCGGTGGGCTTCGTCGCCCGCCCGGTGGGCGGCATCCTCGCCGGGCACTTCGGCGACAAGATCGGTCGCAAGCCGATGCTCATCTGGTGCCTGGTCGCGATGGGGACCGCCACTTTCCTCATCGGCTGCCTGCCCACCGCGAGCGCGATCGGCTCGCTCGCGCCGATCCTGCTGGTGTCCCTGCGCTTCGTGCAGGGTCTGGCGTGCGGCGGCCAGTGGGGCGGCGTGGTCCTGCTGCTCACCGAGTCCGCCGGCCCCAAGAAGCGCGGCTTCGCCGGCACCTTCGGCCAGATGGGCGTGCCGCTGGGGCTGCTGCTGGGCAACCTGATGATGATCCTGATGAACGGCGTCCTCGACGACGCGGCCTTCCTCAGCTGGGGCTGGCGCGTGCCGTTCTGGGCCAGCGCGATCCTCGTACCCGTCGTGATGTACATCCACAAGAAGATCGAGGACTCGCCGGAGTTCCTCGCCCTGCAGCGCGAGGTCGCGGCCAAGAACGCCGGCAAGGAAGCGGTCGCCGCCGCTCCGCTGTCGGAGGCCATCCGCAAGCACTGGCGGAAGATCCTGCTCGGCGCGGGCCTGCTCGCCGGTACCAACTCCGCGTTCTACGTCTCGATCGCCGGCTTCGTCAGCTACGGCAGCAAGAAGCCGTCCGCGGGCGGCCTCGGAATGAACAGCAACTCGATCCTGGCGTGCGTACTGGCGACGTCGATCGTGATGCCGATCGTGATCATGATCGCCGGTGCCGTGTCCGACCGAGTCGGCCGCCGGCCGCTCATCCTGATCGGCGGCGCCGTGCTCGTCGCCTGGGCGTTCCCGTTCTTCTGGCTCGCCGAGACCACCAACATCGGTCTGCTGCTGGTCGCGATGTTCGTCTCGAGTTTCGGTCAGGCGCTGACCTACGGCCCGCTCGCCGCGTTCATGGCCGAACTGTTCGAACCGCGCATCCGCTACTCCGGCGCCTCGCTGGCGTACCAGCTCGCGGCCGTGGCCGTCTCGGGCGTCGCACCGCTGATCATGACGGCGATCATCGCGGAGACGCAGTCCAGTACGTTCGTCTCGGTCTACCTCGCGGCCATGGGCCTGGTGACCTTCGCCAGCGCCTACCTGCTCAAGGAGACGAACGGCAAGGCGGTGCGCGAGGATCCGAACGCCGTCCCCGGCGTCCCCGTAGCGGCGTGACCCGCACCGGCGTCCTTGAAGGTCCGAGCGGAGCCGAGCAGACTCGTGAGTGTGACGATCAGCCAATCACAGGAGCGGGCCCGCGCGAACCGCAAGGACGCCGGTGGCGCCCGCCGGGAGGAACTCCTCCGAGCGGCGGCCGAGTGCTTCGACGACCTCGGCTACGCGGCCACCACCGTCGAACTCATCGCCGCGCGCGCCGAGACCTCGCGTCCCACGTTCTACGCCTACTTCCGCTCCAAGGACGAGATCCTTCTCGCCCTGGTCGACCGGATCGGCACGGAGCTCGAGGCCACGCAGATGCTCGACGGCATCGAGACCGACGTTCCCCGCGAGGTGATCGCGGCGACGATGCGGGCCTACGCCGACGCCGTCTTCGCCAACGGCGGCCTGGTGGCACTGTTCGACGCGATGGCGCCGGTCCGCGACGACGTCGCCGAGATCTGGGGCCGGACCACTCGCCGCACCCATCGCCGCTACACCGCCTACCTCGAGTCCCTCGACCCGAGCACCGTCGACCTGTGCCTGCCGCCGGCGGCCCTGGTCACCATCCTCAACGACACCATCCACCACGGCGCGAAGCGGGTCGCGCGCGACAGCCCCGCCGCGCGTGAGCGATTCGTCGCGGACCAGATCCGCGTCGCCGAACGACTGATCGGCTTCTGACGGAGCCGACGCACCGAAGGAGCCCCATGACCGACCGGACCACCGACGTGGCCGCCGCACTCGACGCCGCCGCCGACGAGATCCGCGCCCTGCGCGAGCGCAACTGGCCGACGCAGGTGCCCCGCACCGTCGACTACCCGGCCGGTACGCCCGCGATGGTCGAGCACCTGCGGCACTGGGCCCGCGAGCGCGCCGACACGGTGGCGATCGCCTTCTACGGCCGCGAGGTGAGCTACGCCGAGTACGACGAGTTCTCCGACCGGTTCGCCGGGTTGCTCGTCGAGCTCGGCGTGCGGCCCGGCGACGCGGTCGGCGTGTACCTGGGCAACTGCCCGCAGTTCGCCATCGCCATGCTCGGGATCCTCAAGGCGGGCGCCGTCCACGTCCCCGTCAACCCCCTCCTGAAGGGCCGCGAACTGCAGCACGAGCTCGAGGACGCCGGTGTCGGAGTCCTGCTGGCACAGACCGATCTGCTGGAGCTGGTCGAATCGGTCCGTGAGCGGACACCTGTGCACACCGTGATCGGCACCGCGCTGGGTGATCTGCTCACCGACGTCGCGCCACTCGCCGAGGGGGCGGCGCCCTTCGACACCGCGCCGGACCCGCGCAGCGACTGGCACCGTGTGGTCGCCGCCGCGCCCGCGCCGGTGCGGGCGTCGGATCCGGACGCGCTGGCCGCGCTCAACTACACCGGCGGCACCACGGGGCTGCCCAAGGGGTGTGAGCACACCCAGCGACACATGGCCTACACGGCGGCCACCGCCACCCTCGCGGGCGGTACCGAGGTGGGGGACCCGAGTGCGGTCGGTCTGAATTTCCTGCCCGTCTTCTGGATCGCCGGTGAGGATTTCGGCATCCTCAAGCCGCTGATCAACGGGCAGACGATCGTGCTCATGACGCGGTGGGAACCGAGCATCGCGGCGGCGCTCGCGGCGCGGTACGCGGTCACCGACATGGTGGCGACCGTCGACAACTACGTCGAACTGATGGACCTGCCCGGATTCGACGGAAGCGCCCTCCGCACCGTCGTCAACCCGCTCGCCGTCTCCTTCGTGCTCAAGCTGAC
Proteins encoded in this window:
- a CDS encoding acyl-CoA dehydrogenase family protein; translation: MDFAYDAKTTELIGQVNDFMDSHVYPAEETFHRQLAELDDRWAWDSVPVLAELRAEARSRGFWNFFLPGEGGAGLTNLQYAPLAEISGRSLHLAPAVFNCAAPDTGNMEVLNEFGTAEQKQRWLTPLLNGEIRSAFAMTEPDVASSDATNIELSIVRDGDDYVINGRKWWITGAMNPNCAVFIVMGKTAPDAERHRQQSQILVPRDTPGLEVLRGMEVFGYDDHSHGGHAELRFTDVRVPASNLIGDEGDGFAIAQARLGPGRIHHCMRSIGVAERAVEMMCERVSSRTAFGKPLSEQGVIRDWIAESRVRIEQLRLLVLKTAWLMDTVGNRGAHTEIQAIKIATPQTVQWILDKAIQSHGAGGLSQDFSLAEAYAGIRTLRFADGPDEVHKNSLARAELKRVAAKKAQ
- a CDS encoding AMP-binding protein; the protein is MTDRTTDVAAALDAAADEIRALRERNWPTQVPRTVDYPAGTPAMVEHLRHWARERADTVAIAFYGREVSYAEYDEFSDRFAGLLVELGVRPGDAVGVYLGNCPQFAIAMLGILKAGAVHVPVNPLLKGRELQHELEDAGVGVLLAQTDLLELVESVRERTPVHTVIGTALGDLLTDVAPLAEGAAPFDTAPDPRSDWHRVVAAAPAPVRASDPDALAALNYTGGTTGLPKGCEHTQRHMAYTAATATLAGGTEVGDPSAVGLNFLPVFWIAGEDFGILKPLINGQTIVLMTRWEPSIAAALAARYAVTDMVATVDNYVELMDLPGFDGSALRTVVNPLAVSFVLKLTPAVRARWRELTGRTLREASYGMTETHTADTFTLGFQDGDRDLTADPVFCGLPVPGTDILVVDPDGAPVPVGETGEIVVRSESILTGYHRRPDATAEAIRHGWLHTGDVGKIDDWGAVHYLARTKEMIKVNGMSVFPSEVEALLKDHPAIGSVSVVPRPDERRGQVPLAFVVSAGPVDVAELTAWARENMAGYKVPDFVVVDALPMTATGKVRKGDLFERAARIAAEGSAK
- a CDS encoding acyl-CoA dehydrogenase family protein; translation: MTTAQELDGRIDEFLAAHPPIATDPLEFLRARYDAGLAWVAYPEGRGGLGLSRSLQQGVDARFAAAGAPDNRSHVNGIGLGMAAPTILAFGTAEQIDRFLRPLWTGEEIWCQLFSEPGAGSDLAGLATRAVRDGDDWIVTGQKVWTSGAHNAQWAILVARTDPDQPKHKGLTYFLCDMSDPGIDVRPLRQITGEAEFNEVFLEGVRIPDAHRLGAVGQGWQVANATLNNERVAIGGRAARREDGMIGVVAKTWRERPELRTPDLHDDLLRLWVDSEVARVTALRLGQKLASGQPGPEGAAMKLSFARLNQKLSGLELELLGEDGLRYGEWTMVRPDRVDFYGRDAGYRYLRAKGNSIEGGTSEILKNIVAERVLGLPPEHRVDKDLPWKDVPK
- a CDS encoding long-chain-fatty-acid--CoA ligase, with product MSFNLATMLRESADAAPSAPLLFAGDAELDYRTVDAESGRLAAGLIAAGLAPGDKVAVQLPNLPQFVVAYFGILKAGLTMVPLNPLFTAREVEYHLTDSDARLFITSAFSLAGALEGARAADVSDVVVVGGEPPAGARDFSALLGEDAREIHPTNADDTAVLLYTSGTTGRPKGAELTHIELYMNCTIAPQLFGMRADDVALGALPLFHVFGLSSVLNAAVRYGGSMALLPRFEAEAAIDVIERRRVTVLSGVPTMYVALLGVDIAGRDVRSLRAAVSGGASIPGGVIRAFEEKFPGLAILEGYGLSETASTATFNISAEQRKVLSIGKPIWGVQMRAVDPDGAELPPGEENVGEIVVRGHNVMKGYYKRPEATAEAIRNGWLHTGDLGYRDEDGYFFIVDRLKDLIVRGGYNVYPREVEEVLYAHPDVIEAAVVGRPDDRLGEEVVAHVVLRPGSALDEDGLAAYAKEHLAAYKYPRAYYVRAELPKGATGKILKRELRAQ
- a CDS encoding MFS transporter, producing the protein MTQTHDPGAAAPVTAKKSHGKLLTAGLVSSSIEWYDFFVYGTAAALVFDKVFFPDLSPLMGTLMAFATFAVGFVARPVGGILAGHFGDKIGRKPMLIWCLVAMGTATFLIGCLPTASAIGSLAPILLVSLRFVQGLACGGQWGGVVLLLTESAGPKKRGFAGTFGQMGVPLGLLLGNLMMILMNGVLDDAAFLSWGWRVPFWASAILVPVVMYIHKKIEDSPEFLALQREVAAKNAGKEAVAAAPLSEAIRKHWRKILLGAGLLAGTNSAFYVSIAGFVSYGSKKPSAGGLGMNSNSILACVLATSIVMPIVIMIAGAVSDRVGRRPLILIGGAVLVAWAFPFFWLAETTNIGLLLVAMFVSSFGQALTYGPLAAFMAELFEPRIRYSGASLAYQLAAVAVSGVAPLIMTAIIAETQSSTFVSVYLAAMGLVTFASAYLLKETNGKAVREDPNAVPGVPVAA
- a CDS encoding alpha/beta fold hydrolase; this translates as MALLEPDFPSVNGRDTVRAWIYSPVRRPRAVVQVIHGLGEHSRRYLRLVTALLDAGFVVAAEDHAGHGATAMGSGVWGDAGADAAHVLVADAGTLRTTVQDLYPDLPYVAFGHSMGSMIARGLATARPDGIDGLVLCGIAAQIAGIDGVVDRAALAAEPDQAGPAPEHYVAELFDGFVSRFGAAAGPTDWVARDAEVVADHARDPFNNFGAPLSTRFLRGFIELYDAANGDAFYAALPPETPVLILAGDQDPVTNYGEGAYHVANALVASGHPDVRTRVYPGVRHEVHNEPETRDDVTAELIAFVERVIA
- a CDS encoding phosphotriesterase family protein → MGVVHTVTGDVDAADLGVTLMHEHVFVLTPDIQQNYPEDFGDEDVRVDDAVAQLQKAHDAGVRTIVDPTVVGLGRYIPRIRRIAERTPVRIVAATGVYTYRDVPRYFMYRGPALTAMTGIDFPDPMVDMFVRDITEGIGDTGVKAGMLKCAIDHYGLTDGVERVMRAVAKAHNATGVPITVHTHPGSETGLLVKRVMCDEEGVDPSRIVLGHSGDSTDVEHLTALADAGFTLGFDRFGINLETTFEARNETLIEMVRRGYAERIVLSQDASCYIDWIDPNVKAGMTQWHYTHVFDDVFPYVLERGVTQAQIDTMLVDVPRRVLTGEA
- a CDS encoding acyl-CoA dehydrogenase family protein; translation: MSFTPHLLDSDVEDDLRAAVRDLLGRRVAPSDLIAAYDGDPAPGLRSELADMGVAGLLVPEESGGAGAGAAVAGVVAEELGSACAAGDFLTSAGIATATALAAGATDLVAALAAGERTAALAVPFSVDPHGPVRGVTVTGGALTGTVRSVAGALGADVLLVPGDDGALYAVEASAAQITAVSSLDMTRQLADVVLADVPGTPVAADGAAAVRAGLLTGAALLAAEQAGVARWCVTTTVAYLKERKQFGRVVGGFQALKHRLAELYADAESAAAAARSATVTLSALGTEDPETRIAVAVAAAYCSDLAVRAAEEAVQLHGGIGMTWEAPVHLYLKRAKADQIGLGTAGRHRAALAGLVDLPA
- a CDS encoding TetR/AcrR family transcriptional regulator, translated to MTISQSQERARANRKDAGGARREELLRAAAECFDDLGYAATTVELIAARAETSRPTFYAYFRSKDEILLALVDRIGTELEATQMLDGIETDVPREVIAATMRAYADAVFANGGLVALFDAMAPVRDDVAEIWGRTTRRTHRRYTAYLESLDPSTVDLCLPPAALVTILNDTIHHGAKRVARDSPAARERFVADQIRVAERLIGF